The window CGGCAGCCCCGGGGCGCTCACCCGCTTCCTCGACGCAGTCCACCCCGGCGTCGTCATCAACTGCGCCGGAGCCACCCGGGGCGGGGCCCGTGAACTGACCCGGCACAACACCGTCGCCGTCGCGACGATCTGCGAATCGCTGCGCCGCAGCGGCTGCGGGGCCCGGCTGGTGCAGCTCGGCTGCGCCGCCGAATACGGGCCCAGCCAGCCCGGATCGTCCACGGCCGAGGACGCCGTGCCGAGACCGGGTGGGCCGTACGGGGTGAGCAAGCTCGCCGCCACCGAACTGGTCCTCGGCTCCGGACTGGACGCCGTCGTCCTGCGGATCTTCTCGCCCGTCGGCCCCGGCACCCCCGCCGGATCCCCGCTCGGCCGGCTCGCCGAGGCCATGCGCCGCGCGATGCAGGCGGGCGACGGCGAGCTGAAGCTCAGCGGGCTCGGCGTGCAGCGCGACTTCGTGGACGTACGGGACGTGGCGCGGGCCGTGCACGCCGCCTCCCTGTCCGCCGCCCAGGGCGTGGTCAACATCGGCACCGGCCGTGCCGTCCGGCTGCGCGACGCGGCCGCGGTCCTCGCCCGGGTCGCCGGGTACGGAGGCGCCCTGCACGAGCTGGACGTCCCGCACGGCGGACCCCAGCAGGCCCACGGACACCCCGGCCGCCCGGCCGGACTCGCCACCATCGGCTCCCCCCGCTCCGAGGCCACCGCGGAGCAGATGGCCGCCGCGGCGCCCCAGCCGTACCCCTACCCGGACGGCTGCGGGGCCTGGCAGCAGGCGGACGTCCGTACCGCCCGGGACCGGCTCGGCTGGCGGCCCCGGATCAACCTGGAGGAGTCCCTCGCGGACATCTGGATGGAGGCGGCGTGCCGTATCTGACGACCCCTCCGGGTGCCCTGACCGCCGCCGCGACCGAGGCCGGCCGTCTCGGCCTCGGCATCCCCGGCTACGGGCACCCGCTGCTCGCCCCCGTCGAGTGGGCCGAGCTGACCCGCCCCGGCACCCCGCTGCACTGGGCCGTGCTCAACGTCAAGGACGGCCCGGGAGGGCGGCCCGACCCGCACTGCACGGAGGCGGCCGCGAAGCTGCGCCGGGCGGGCGGCATGATCCTCGGGCATCTCGCGATGCGAGACGGATCGAGGTCCTTCGGGGAGCTGATCTCTGACGCCCACCGCTTCCGCGACTGGTACGGCGTCGGCGGCTTCTATCTCGCCGGGGCCCCGGCGGGCAAGGCCGAACTGGCCTCGGTGAGCCGGGTCGTGGACACCCTGCGGAGCCTCGGCGAGGACCTGCGGATCGTGCTCGGGCACGGCACGCACCCGTACGAGGGCTATGCGGAGACCGCCGACCAGCTGGTCACCTTCTCCGGGGCCTGGGCCGACTACCGCTGGTCGCAGGTGGCGGAGTGGACGGCGGACCATCCGGCGGAGCGGTTCTGCCACCTCGTCCACGGGGTGCCGCGCACGCACCTGGAGGAGGCGATGCGGATCGCCCGCTGGCAGGGAGCGGGCACGATCTGGTTCACGGACCGGCCCGGGGTGCGCGGCAGCGACCCGTGGGCGTCCATGCCCGCGTACTGGGACGAAATTGTCTCAAGGATCGGGACAGGTGTCTTGGAATGAAGACGGCCATGGCAGTGTTACTGGGAGAACAACCATCAGTTTGCTCCCTGCACCTGCGGGGATGCTCCCACCTCCGGAGTGCCCGTGTCGCTGCCACCGCTGGTCGAGCCAGCAGCTGAGCTCACCGTTGACGAGGTCCGTCGGTATTCGCGGCACCTGATCATCCCGGATGTCGGGATGGACGGCCAGAAGCGCCTGAAGAACGCCAAGGTGCTGGCCGTGGGTGCCGGCGGTCTCGGCTCGCCCGCCCTCATGTACCTCGCCGCGGCCGGTGTCGGCACGCTGGGCATCGTGGAGTTCGACGAGGTCGACGAGTCGAACCTGCAGCGCCAGATCATCCACAGCCAGGCGGACATCGGCCGTTCCAAGGCCGAGTCGGCCCGCGACAGCGTGCTGGGCATCAACCCGTACGTGAACGTGGTCCTTCACGAAGAGCGGCTCGAGGCCGAGAACGTGATGGAGATCTTCAGCCAGTACGACCTCATCGTCGACGGCACGGACAACTTCGCCACGCGCTACCTCGTCAACGACGCCTGCGTGCTGCTGAACAAGCCGTACGTGTGGGGCTCGATCTACCGCTTCGACGGCCAGGCCTCGGTCTTCTGGTCCGAGCACGGCCCGTGCTACCGCTGCCTCTACCCCGAGCCGCCCCCGCCGGGCATGGTCCCGAGCTGCGCCGAGGGCGGCGTGCTGGGCGTGCTCTGCGCGTCCATCGGGTCCATCCAGGTCACCGAGGCCATCAAGGTCCTCACGGGTGTCGGCGAGCCGCTGGTCGGCCGTCTGATGATCTACGACGCCCTGGAGATGCAGTACCGCCAGGTCAAGGTCCGCAAGGACCCCGACTGCGCGGTGTGCGGTCCCAACGCGACCGTCACCGAGCTCATCGACTACGAGGCCTTCTGCGGCGTCGTGTCGGAGGAGGCCCAGGAGGCGGCCGCCGGTTCGACGATCACTCCCAAGCAGCTCAAGGAGTGGATCGACACCGACGAGCCCATCGAGATCATCGACGTCCGCGAGATCAACGAGTACGAGATCGTCTCGATCCCCGGCGCGAAGCTGATCCCCAAGGGCGAGTTCCTGATGGGCACCGCCCTCCAGGACCTGCCGCAGGACAAGCGCATCGTCCTGCATTGCAAGACGGGTGTCCGTAGTGCGGAAGTCCTCGCGGTGCTGAAGTCCGCGGGCTTCGCGGACGCGGTGCACGTCGGCGGCGGCGTGATCGGCTGGGTCCACCAGATCGAGCCCGAGAAGCCGGTCTACTAGGCGGCCCCGGCAGCAGTGGTCCGAAGGGGCCGTACCCCACGCGCGTGGGGTACGGCCCCTTCGGCGTCCTGCGGGTCAGGCGGCCGGCGGCGGCTGCGGCGGCTGCTGTGTCCCGGGCGGCGCCGTCGGGTCCGCGACCGCGGTGCAGACGGTGCCCTCGGCCGGCGTCTTCCCGTCCAGCAGATAGGTGTTCACGGCCGTCTGCACGCACGGGTCACCGCTGTTGTAGGCGCCGTGCCCCTCGCCCTTGTAGGTCAGTTCCACGCCCACGCCCGGGCCGAGCCGCTCCACCATCTTGCGCGCACCCTCGTACGGGGTGGCCGGGTCACCGGTGTTGCCGATCACCAGGATCGGGTCGGAGCCCGGTGCGGAGACGTCGGGCGTCTCCCAGGTGCCGGCGACCGGCCAGCCGGTGCAGGACATCATGGCCCAGCCCAGGAGGTCCCCGAAGACCGGTGAGGCGGCCCGGAAGGTCGCCAGCTTGGCCTTGGTCTCCTCCAGGGTGTAGCGCTCCTTGTCGTCCACGCAGTTGATGGCCGTGTTGGCCGCGCCGATGTTGCTGTAACGCCCTTGCTGGTCGCGCCCGTTGAGCGCGTCCGAGAGGGCCATCAGCAGCTGGCCCTGACCGCCCTGCGCCTCGTCGATGCCCTGCTCCAGCAACGGCCACAGCTCCTGGGAGTACAGGGCCTGCGCGATGCCGTTGGTCGCCTGGTTCTCGGTGAGCATCCGGTTGCCGGTGCCCGGAATGGGCTTGGCTGCCAGCGACTTCTGCAGCTCGATGATGCTGTCCTCGATCTCCTTGGGCGTGCTGCCCTGGAGCCGGCACTCGTCACCGCGGTCCACGCAGTCCTGGGCGAAGTTGCCGAGCGCGAGCTGGAAGCCCTTGGCCTGGCCCAGCGCGCTCTGCTCGGCGGTCTTGGTCGGGTCCACGACGGCGTCGAAGACGGCCCGGCCGACGTTCTTCGGGAAGAGGTGGGCGTAGACCCCGCCCAGTTCGGTGCCGTAGGAGATGCCGAAGTAGTTCAGCTTCTCGTCGCCGAGCGCCTGGCGGATGCGGTCCAGGTCGCGGGCTGCGTTCTCGGTGCCGACGTGGGGGAGGAGCTTGCCGGAGTTCTTCTCGCAGGCCTCCTGGTACTTCCTGATGTTGTCGACGAAGGCCTTCTCCTCCTCCGGGGTCTCGGGGGAGGAGTCCTCGCTGTGGTAGGCGTCCAGCTCCTTGTCGCTCTCGCACAGGACGGGATCGCTGCCGCCCACCCCGCGGGGGTCGAAGCTGACCAGGTCGTACCGGGCGCGCAGGGCCTCGTACTCCTTGGCGGCGCCGGGCAGCGTACTGATCCCGGACCCGCCGGGGCCGCCGAAGTTGAAGACCAGCGAGCCCAGCCGGTTCTTCCGGTCGCGCGCCTCGGCCCGGATCAGGGAGATCGGGACCGTCCCGCCCTCGGGCTTCGCGTAGTCGAGCGGGACGTCGAGGGTGGCGCACTGCCAGTCCTTCGGCGGGGCCGGACCACCGCCCTGGGCGGCGGTCGGGGCGTCGCAGTCACCCCACTTGAGGGGCTTGACCTCCGGTGTGCCGTCGGCCGTCGTCTTCTTCCCGTCGCCGTCGTCGGAGCAGGCGGCCGTGGCGAGCAGCCCGGCTGCGAGCGTGGCGGCGGCGGTGACCCGCCAGGCGTGTGTCGGCATGTCCCCATCCTGTGGGCCCCGTGCCGACCCCGCCCGCGCGCTGACCCGAACGGGGGGCCGCGGCCGGC is drawn from Streptomyces sp. NBC_01232 and contains these coding sequences:
- a CDS encoding alpha/beta hydrolase yields the protein MPTHAWRVTAAATLAAGLLATAACSDDGDGKKTTADGTPEVKPLKWGDCDAPTAAQGGGPAPPKDWQCATLDVPLDYAKPEGGTVPISLIRAEARDRKNRLGSLVFNFGGPGGSGISTLPGAAKEYEALRARYDLVSFDPRGVGGSDPVLCESDKELDAYHSEDSSPETPEEEKAFVDNIRKYQEACEKNSGKLLPHVGTENAARDLDRIRQALGDEKLNYFGISYGTELGGVYAHLFPKNVGRAVFDAVVDPTKTAEQSALGQAKGFQLALGNFAQDCVDRGDECRLQGSTPKEIEDSIIELQKSLAAKPIPGTGNRMLTENQATNGIAQALYSQELWPLLEQGIDEAQGGQGQLLMALSDALNGRDQQGRYSNIGAANTAINCVDDKERYTLEETKAKLATFRAASPVFGDLLGWAMMSCTGWPVAGTWETPDVSAPGSDPILVIGNTGDPATPYEGARKMVERLGPGVGVELTYKGEGHGAYNSGDPCVQTAVNTYLLDGKTPAEGTVCTAVADPTAPPGTQQPPQPPPAA
- a CDS encoding NAD-dependent epimerase/dehydratase; its protein translation is MRVLLIGANGYLGRYVADRLLADPAVQLTALGRGDDADVRFDLATGSPGALTRFLDAVHPGVVINCAGATRGGARELTRHNTVAVATICESLRRSGCGARLVQLGCAAEYGPSQPGSSTAEDAVPRPGGPYGVSKLAATELVLGSGLDAVVLRIFSPVGPGTPAGSPLGRLAEAMRRAMQAGDGELKLSGLGVQRDFVDVRDVARAVHAASLSAAQGVVNIGTGRAVRLRDAAAVLARVAGYGGALHELDVPHGGPQQAHGHPGRPAGLATIGSPRSEATAEQMAAAAPQPYPYPDGCGAWQQADVRTARDRLGWRPRINLEESLADIWMEAACRI
- the moeZ gene encoding adenylyltransferase/sulfurtransferase MoeZ; this encodes MSLPPLVEPAAELTVDEVRRYSRHLIIPDVGMDGQKRLKNAKVLAVGAGGLGSPALMYLAAAGVGTLGIVEFDEVDESNLQRQIIHSQADIGRSKAESARDSVLGINPYVNVVLHEERLEAENVMEIFSQYDLIVDGTDNFATRYLVNDACVLLNKPYVWGSIYRFDGQASVFWSEHGPCYRCLYPEPPPPGMVPSCAEGGVLGVLCASIGSIQVTEAIKVLTGVGEPLVGRLMIYDALEMQYRQVKVRKDPDCAVCGPNATVTELIDYEAFCGVVSEEAQEAAAGSTITPKQLKEWIDTDEPIEIIDVREINEYEIVSIPGAKLIPKGEFLMGTALQDLPQDKRIVLHCKTGVRSAEVLAVLKSAGFADAVHVGGGVIGWVHQIEPEKPVY
- a CDS encoding spherulation-specific family 4 protein produces the protein MPYLTTPPGALTAAATEAGRLGLGIPGYGHPLLAPVEWAELTRPGTPLHWAVLNVKDGPGGRPDPHCTEAAAKLRRAGGMILGHLAMRDGSRSFGELISDAHRFRDWYGVGGFYLAGAPAGKAELASVSRVVDTLRSLGEDLRIVLGHGTHPYEGYAETADQLVTFSGAWADYRWSQVAEWTADHPAERFCHLVHGVPRTHLEEAMRIARWQGAGTIWFTDRPGVRGSDPWASMPAYWDEIVSRIGTGVLE